One window from the genome of Mauremys mutica isolate MM-2020 ecotype Southern chromosome 4, ASM2049712v1, whole genome shotgun sequence encodes:
- the LOC123369901 gene encoding double-stranded RNA-binding protein Staufen homolog 2-like translates to MLLQLGYKASTPLQDQPEKPGENKGWNGQNVGFPEPTSNTPKGILHLSPDVYQEMEASRNKAAPGTTGSYLSFKEMSQISSSFFSISATTNSTATIARELLMNGTSPTAEAIGLKGISPASPCSAVQPSKQLEYLARIQGFQVHYSDRQNGKECMTCLTLSPVQMTFHGIRSSIEASHDQAALSALKQFSEQGLDPVEGAMKVENGTLEKQVKHLGEKADNKQTNSGTIAQDCKDSKAVV, encoded by the coding sequence ATGTTGCTGCAGCTTGGTTATAAAGCCTCCACCCCTCTTCAAGATCAGCCAGAAAAGCCAGGGGAAAACAAAGGCTGGAATGGCCAAAATGTTGGGTTTCCTGAGCCAACAAGTAACACACCAAAGGGAATTCTCCATCTCTCACCTGATGTTTATCAAGAGATGGAAGCAAGCCGCAACAAAGCAGCCCCTGGCACTACTGGAAGCTATTTGTCATTCAAAGAAATGAGCCAGATTTCTAGCTCTTTCTTCAGCATATCTGCTACTACTAATAGTACAGCTACAATTGCCAGGGAACTCCTTATGAATGGAACATCCCCGACTGCAGAAGCCATAGGTCTAAAAGGAATATCTCCTGCTTCCCCCTGTTCTGCAGTGCAGCCTTCAAAACAGCTGGAGTATTTGGCAAGGATTCAAGGCTTTCAGGTACACTACAGTGATAGACAAAATGGCAAAGAATGTATGACCTGTTTGACGCTGTCTCCTGTGCAGATGACTTTCCATGGTATTAGAAGCTCTATTGAAGCCAGCCATGACCAGGCAGCTTTAAGTGCCTTGAAACAGTTTTCAGAACAGGGACTGGATCCAGTGGAAGGGGCTATGAAGGTTGAAAATGGAACACTTGAAAAACAAGTCAAGCATCTGGGAGAGAAAGCAGACAATAAACAGACTAACTCAGGCACCATTGCTCAGGACTGCAAGGATTCAAAGGCTGTCGTCTAG